A part of Streptomyces sp. NBC_01210 genomic DNA contains:
- a CDS encoding MFS transporter translates to MSTTQTQPKQGELPEDTGAFAWLRALGPRGRRAFGGAFGGYALDSYDYFTLPLSMVAISAYFGLDNGQTGLLTTVTLVVSAVGGALAGILADRIGRVKALMITVITYAVFTVLCGFAPNYETLLVFRALQGLGFGGEWAVGAILVAEYASAKHRGRTLGAVQSAWAAGWALAVIVYTLVFQFLDADTAWRVMFWTGALPALLVIYVRRSVSDAPTAAERRRASTERGTFSTIFKKDLLRTTFFATLLSTGVQGGYYTLATWVPTYLKTERGLTVVGTGGYLTFLISGSFIGYLTGGYLTDRIGRKKNITLFAVLSAIGILAYTSIPSGANGLLLVLGFPLGFCMSAIFSGFGSFLSELYPTAVRGTGQGFTYNSGRAVGAFLPTLVGFLSDSWGVGGALVLGAVGYGLAVVALLGLPETRGKELV, encoded by the coding sequence ATGAGCACGACCCAGACCCAGCCGAAGCAGGGCGAACTCCCCGAGGACACCGGCGCGTTCGCATGGCTGCGGGCACTCGGGCCGCGCGGCCGCCGCGCCTTCGGCGGCGCGTTCGGCGGCTACGCCCTCGACTCCTACGACTACTTCACACTGCCGCTGAGCATGGTGGCGATCTCCGCGTACTTCGGTCTCGACAACGGACAAACCGGACTTCTCACCACCGTCACCCTGGTCGTCTCCGCGGTGGGCGGCGCGCTCGCCGGCATCCTCGCCGACCGGATCGGCCGGGTGAAGGCCCTGATGATCACGGTGATCACCTATGCGGTGTTCACCGTCCTGTGCGGCTTCGCCCCCAACTACGAGACGCTGCTGGTCTTCCGCGCCCTGCAGGGTCTCGGCTTCGGCGGCGAGTGGGCGGTCGGCGCGATCCTGGTCGCCGAGTACGCCTCCGCCAAGCACCGCGGCCGCACACTCGGCGCCGTCCAGAGCGCGTGGGCGGCCGGCTGGGCGCTCGCCGTCATCGTCTACACCCTGGTCTTCCAGTTCCTCGACGCGGACACCGCCTGGCGCGTGATGTTCTGGACGGGCGCCCTGCCCGCCCTGTTGGTCATCTATGTACGGCGGAGTGTCAGTGACGCCCCCACAGCGGCCGAGCGACGCCGTGCCAGCACCGAGCGCGGGACCTTCTCCACCATCTTCAAGAAGGATCTGCTGCGTACGACGTTCTTCGCGACGCTGCTCTCCACCGGCGTCCAGGGCGGCTACTACACGCTCGCCACCTGGGTACCCACGTATCTCAAGACCGAGCGGGGGCTCACCGTCGTCGGCACCGGCGGCTATCTGACCTTTCTGATCTCCGGGTCCTTCATCGGCTATCTCACGGGCGGCTATCTCACCGACCGGATCGGCCGGAAGAAGAACATCACGCTCTTCGCCGTGCTGTCCGCCATCGGGATCCTCGCCTACACGAGCATCCCTTCCGGAGCGAACGGTCTGCTGCTGGTCCTCGGCTTCCCGCTCGGATTCTGCATGTCCGCGATCTTCAGCGGCTTCGGGTCGTTCCTCAGCGAGCTGTATCCGACGGCCGTACGAGGCACTGGCCAGGGCTTCACGTACAACAGTGGCCGTGCCGTGGGCGCGTTCCTGCCCACCCTGGTCGGCTTCCTGTCCGACAGCTGGGGAGTGGGCGGCGCGCTCGTCCTCGGCGCCGTCGGCTACGGCCTGGCAGTGGTGGCTCTGCTCGGCCTGCCCGAGACCCGCGGGAAGGAGCTGGTGTGA
- a CDS encoding putative hydro-lyase, giving the protein MIRNLERVDGHAWSPVEAREQFRSGVGGPTAGLAPGHTQANLISVPADWAYDMLLFCQRNPKPCPVLDVTEAGAWSTQLAPDADLRTDLPGYRVWEHGELVDEPTDVVERWRDDLVSFLIGCSFTFEWMLSESGVPMRHVEQGRNVPMYVTDRPCRAAGRLHGPMVVSMRPVPPEHIDTAVRESAMMPAVHGGPVHQGDPAGLGIEDLGRPDFGDPVDAEPGDIPVFWACGVTPQAAVMASRPPFAITHAPGQMFITDARDAQYRVA; this is encoded by the coding sequence GTGATCCGCAACCTGGAGCGCGTCGACGGGCACGCATGGAGCCCGGTTGAGGCCCGTGAGCAATTCCGTTCCGGAGTGGGCGGGCCGACCGCGGGCCTGGCACCCGGCCACACACAGGCGAACCTGATCTCGGTCCCCGCCGACTGGGCCTACGACATGCTGCTGTTCTGTCAGCGCAACCCGAAGCCCTGTCCGGTACTCGACGTCACCGAAGCCGGTGCCTGGTCGACGCAGCTCGCGCCGGACGCCGATCTGCGCACCGATCTCCCCGGCTACCGCGTGTGGGAGCACGGCGAACTCGTCGACGAACCCACGGACGTTGTGGAGCGCTGGCGCGATGACCTGGTGTCGTTCCTCATCGGCTGCAGTTTCACCTTCGAGTGGATGCTCTCCGAGTCCGGGGTTCCGATGCGCCATGTCGAGCAGGGCCGCAATGTCCCGATGTACGTCACCGATCGCCCATGCCGCGCCGCGGGGCGGCTGCACGGGCCCATGGTGGTGTCGATGCGCCCCGTGCCGCCCGAGCACATCGACACGGCGGTCAGAGAGAGCGCCATGATGCCCGCGGTGCACGGTGGTCCGGTGCACCAAGGCGACCCGGCGGGACTCGGCATCGAGGACCTCGGCCGCCCCGACTTCGGCGATCCGGTGGACGCGGAGCCCGGCGACATCCCGGTGTTCTGGGCGTGCGGGGTCACGCCGCAGGCGGCGGTGATGGCCTCGCGGCCGCCGTTCGCGATCACCCACGCGCCGGGGCAGATGTTCATCACGGATGCCCGCGACGCGCAGTACCGCGTGGCCTGA
- a CDS encoding biotin-dependent carboxyltransferase family protein, with amino-acid sequence MTDRAFAVVRAGALTTVQDLGRPGHAHLGVPRSGALDPYSGRLVNRLVGNAESAAVLETTLNGCAVRPRCAVTVAVGGAHCQVTVDRRPVAWGAPVRVAAGSVLETGPALCGVRTYVAFAGGIAVDPVLGSRSTDLLSGLGPAPLTDGAVLPLGKPAGPPARVDGGVPWPAPPAELVLRVRLGPRADWFTDAAPRTLARGAYRVSSASNRIGLRTEGPSLERAVTGELPSEGMVLGAVQVPPDGRPVVFLADHPTTGGYPVVAVADKRDLAAAAQAVPGVRVRFVPVR; translated from the coding sequence ATGACCGACAGGGCCTTCGCGGTCGTACGAGCCGGGGCGCTGACCACCGTGCAGGACCTGGGGCGACCCGGGCACGCCCACCTCGGAGTGCCACGCTCCGGTGCGCTCGATCCGTACTCCGGCCGCCTCGTCAACCGGCTGGTGGGCAATGCGGAGAGTGCCGCGGTCCTGGAGACCACCCTCAACGGGTGTGCGGTGCGGCCGCGTTGCGCGGTGACCGTGGCCGTCGGCGGCGCACACTGCCAGGTCACAGTCGACCGGCGGCCGGTGGCCTGGGGCGCGCCGGTGCGGGTAGCCGCGGGCTCGGTGCTGGAGACCGGCCCGGCGCTTTGCGGCGTACGCACCTATGTGGCCTTCGCCGGCGGGATCGCGGTCGATCCGGTGCTGGGCAGCCGCTCCACCGATCTGCTCTCCGGGCTCGGTCCCGCACCGCTCACGGACGGCGCCGTACTGCCGCTCGGTAAGCCGGCCGGTCCGCCGGCGCGGGTCGACGGCGGCGTGCCGTGGCCCGCCCCACCGGCCGAGCTGGTGCTGCGGGTGCGGCTCGGGCCGCGCGCCGACTGGTTCACGGACGCGGCCCCGCGCACGCTGGCCCGTGGCGCGTACCGGGTGTCGTCGGCGAGCAATCGCATCGGGCTGCGTACCGAGGGGCCTTCGCTGGAGCGGGCGGTGACCGGTGAACTCCCCAGCGAGGGCATGGTGCTGGGAGCCGTGCAGGTGCCGCCGGACGGCCGCCCGGTGGTCTTTCTCGCCGACCATCCCACCACCGGCGGCTATCCGGTGGTGGCGGTCGCCGACAAACGGGATCTCGCTGCGGCGGCGCAGGCGGTGCCGGGCGTTCGTGTGCGTTTCGTCCCCGTGCGCTAA
- a CDS encoding LamB/YcsF family protein → MTWASIDLNADLGEGFGRWRLTDDEQLLSVVTSANVACGFHAGDAVTMRRVCELAAGRSVRIGAQVSYRDLAGFGRRSMDVPPDELAAEIAYQIGALEIFAKAAGSRVSYVKPHGALYNRVVHDEEQAAAVVEGVLLSGERLPLLGLPGSKLHTMAEKAGLPAVSEAFADRAYTAEGTLVPRGQDGAVLSDPAAVVARSVSMARFGVVTSRCGQSVSVRARSLCLHGDTEGAVALARRVRRQLETVGVRVEAFV, encoded by the coding sequence ATGACCTGGGCGTCGATCGATCTCAACGCCGACCTCGGCGAGGGCTTCGGCCGCTGGCGGCTGACCGACGACGAACAGCTGCTGTCCGTCGTCACCAGCGCCAATGTCGCCTGCGGCTTCCACGCCGGGGACGCGGTCACCATGCGGCGCGTCTGCGAACTCGCCGCCGGCCGCTCGGTGCGGATCGGCGCCCAGGTCTCGTACCGCGATCTGGCCGGCTTCGGACGGCGCTCCATGGACGTCCCGCCGGACGAGCTGGCCGCCGAGATCGCGTACCAGATAGGGGCGTTGGAGATCTTCGCCAAGGCTGCCGGGTCCCGTGTCTCGTACGTCAAACCGCACGGCGCTCTCTACAACCGTGTCGTGCACGACGAGGAGCAGGCAGCAGCCGTCGTCGAAGGCGTGCTGCTGTCCGGCGAGCGGCTGCCGCTGCTCGGACTGCCCGGCTCGAAACTGCACACCATGGCGGAGAAGGCCGGACTGCCCGCCGTCTCCGAGGCGTTCGCCGACCGCGCGTACACCGCGGAGGGCACGCTGGTGCCGCGTGGACAGGACGGTGCGGTCCTCAGCGATCCGGCCGCGGTCGTCGCACGGTCCGTCAGCATGGCCAGGTTCGGCGTGGTCACCTCGCGGTGCGGACAGTCGGTATCGGTACGTGCCCGCTCGCTCTGTCTGCACGGCGACACCGAGGGGGCCGTCGCTCTTGCCCGCCGGGTGCGGCGGCAACTGGAAACCGTGGGCGTCCGTGTGGAGGCTTTCGTATGA
- the pxpB gene encoding 5-oxoprolinase subunit PxpB, with translation MRALPVGDRALLVELNDGDEAGALHAELLRRRAAGTLPAIQEIVPAARTVLLDGLDEPGSFARELAEWQIPALHARVQDAIEIPLRYDGPDLADVAALWQVAEEDVADIHSTAEYRVAFCGFAPGFGYLTGLPQPYAVPRRATPRTSVPAGAVALAGPYTGVYPRSSPGGWQLIGTTDTVLWDPAREPAALLSPGTRVRFVPERAGIRR, from the coding sequence ATGAGGGCCCTGCCGGTCGGCGACCGGGCGCTCCTCGTCGAGCTGAACGACGGGGACGAAGCCGGGGCGCTCCATGCCGAACTGCTGCGCCGCCGCGCCGCCGGCACCCTTCCGGCGATCCAGGAGATCGTGCCCGCGGCCCGGACCGTGCTGCTCGACGGGCTCGACGAGCCGGGCAGCTTCGCGCGCGAGCTCGCGGAGTGGCAGATTCCGGCGCTCCACGCGCGCGTGCAGGACGCGATCGAGATTCCCCTCCGCTACGACGGGCCCGATCTGGCGGATGTCGCGGCGCTGTGGCAGGTGGCGGAGGAGGACGTCGCGGACATCCACTCGACGGCTGAATACCGGGTCGCCTTCTGCGGGTTCGCACCCGGCTTCGGCTATCTGACCGGGCTTCCGCAGCCGTACGCGGTGCCGCGCAGAGCCACCCCGCGCACCTCCGTACCGGCCGGGGCAGTCGCGCTGGCCGGGCCGTACACCGGCGTGTATCCGCGCTCCTCTCCCGGCGGCTGGCAGTTGATCGGGACGACGGACACGGTGCTGTGGGACCCGGCGCGGGAGCCCGCCGCGCTGCTCTCGCCGGGGACGCGGGTGCGGTTCGTGCCGGAGCGCGCCGGGATCCGCCGATGA